One Betta splendens chromosome 8, fBetSpl5.4, whole genome shotgun sequence DNA segment encodes these proteins:
- the LOC114860913 gene encoding transmembrane protease serine 9-like, with product MAVYKVICVATVLILLIQESHSQLHVCGQPPLNTKIVGGQEASAGSWPWQVSLQHSGNHFCGGSLINSQWVLTAAHCFVITGFPASSVTAVLGLQTLSGSNPNAQRLALSQVIVHSNYNSNTNDNDICLLQLASAVTFTSYIQPVCLAAPGSTFYNGTDSWVTGWGVTSSGSVTVSQTLMEVEIPVVGNRQCNCDYGIGSITNNMICAGLSAGGKDSCQGDSGGPMVSKQSGRWIQSGIVSFGNQCALPNFPGVYTRVSQYQSWINSQITSNQPGFITYTSTGIDGDLNVSCAGIPPVTSSPPPTSIFSPSSLALLLTASHQLLLHLHHPTQPNVLCGQPPLNTKIVGGQEASPGSWPWQVSLQYSGNHFCGGSLINDQWVLTAAHCTTWISPSFLHVCLGLQSQEGPNPNQQSRTIEQNIVHPSYDSQRNDNDVALLKLSSPVTFTDYVLPVCLAASGSTFYNGTGTWVTGWGATASGVHLPSPQNLMEVEVPVVGNRQCNCDYGVGTITSNMICAGLSAGGKDSCQGDSGGPMVSKQGGRWIQSGIVSFGNGCALPNYPGIYTRVSQYQSWINSQITSNQPGFITYTSTGTDGDLSVSCAGLPPVTTTSTTTNLTTTSLSSTSLSTDSTSTPSTLTTTTSTNPPSIISSTLYQPVFCGQAALNTRILGGNPSAGMWPWMVSLQRNGSHVCGGTLVAVDSVLSDASCISSSSKPSDWTAVLGLLSQYGSNPNQVSLNVTNITLSNLTGSNIAVLHLASQPTLSNYIQPICLGDGQTFAVGSTCWAAGWSSGRGGVEEVLQETQATIADCGNLSTSDSICTDFIALDQEDAGGPIMCEQDGSWFQAAVLTPPSKSSTARTRAAHVMVFTRMSVYGEFLIETLGTFLSPASNMSSNAPTTTTNTVLTTRGGTAAQAHFLYLHVVIFCLTFSFFMLYAYSQSDVCGLATLNTRIIGGQVASEGNWPWLASLQLTGSPGSHFCGGTLITNQWVLTAAHCAVYAASNSLTVFLGLQTLTGSNPNQQSQTVAQSIVHQSYDAKTLDNDIALLRLSMPVTLNSYVSPVCLAASGSTFYSNTDSWVTGWGSTGNGVPIPPTQTLMEVEVPVVGNRQCNCDYGVGRITSNMICAGLSAGGKDSCQGDSGGPMVSKQGGRWTQSGIVSFGKGCALPNYPGVYTRVSQYQSWIKSQITSNQPGFITYTSTGTDGDLSVSCAGLPPVTTTSTTTTTTTTTTSLPTPVVCGQAALNTRILGGNSSAGMWPWMVSLQRNGSHVCGGTLVAVDSVLSDASCITSTSKPSDWTAVLGLLSQYGSNPNQVSLNVTNITLSNLTGSNVAVLHLASQPTLSNYIQPICLGNGITFAVGSICWAAGWSSGRGGVEEILQELQATIADCGSTTSNSICTEFISLNQADAGGPIMCKQDGSWFQAAVLTLPTNSSTTRSARSAAILTFNTISNYKAFLSETVGPLLSPASVSSTTETVTNSTAISSTAITTNTITTTRGSAAALSHWIFLHLLVFTTCLHFF from the exons ATGGCTGTCTATAAAGTGATATGTGTGGCAACGGTGTTAATTCTCCTGATACAAG AGTCTCATTCACAGCTTCATG TGTGTGGCCAGCCTCCACTTAACACCAAGATAGTTGGAGGACAGGAGGCTTCTGCAGGCAGTTGGCCCTGGCAGGTCAGCCTGCAACATTCTGGAAACCACTTCTGTGGAGGATCCCTCATCAACAGTCAGTGGGTgctgactgctgctcactgcttcgTAAT tACCGGCTTCCCTGCAAGCAGTGTGACTGCAGTACTGGGTCTCCAAACTCTGTCAGGATCCAACCCTAATGCACAGCGTTTGGCTTTGAGTCAAGTCATTGTTCATTCCAACTACAACTCCAACACAAACGACAACGacatctgcctcctgcagctggcATCAGCAGTGACTTTCACCAGCTACATTCAGCCTGTGTGTCTGGCAGCGCCAGGCAGCACCTTTTATAACGGCACTGACTCCTGGGTCACTGGCTGGGGAGTCACCTCAAGTGGAT CTGTGACTGTTTCACAAACCCTAATGGAGGTGGAGATCCCAGTTGTGGGCAACAGACAGTGTAACTGTGACTATGGAATTGGATCAATCACCAACAACATGATTTGTGCTGGGTTAAGTGCTGGAGGGAAGGACTCCTGTCAG GGAGACTCAGGTGGTCCAATGGTGAGCAAGCAGAGTGGTCGCTGGATCCAGAGTGGAATCGTCAGTTTTGGAAACCAATGTGCTTTACCTAATTTTCCTGGAGTCTACACCAGAGTGTCCCAGTATCAGTCCTGGATCAACAGCCAGATCACCAGCAACCAGCCGGGCTTCATCACCTACACATCCACTGGGATTGATGGGGACCTCAATGTGTCCTGTGCTGGTATACCACCAGTAACATCGTCCCCTCCCCCCACTTCCATATTTTCACCCTCCTCTTTAGCACTCCTTCTAACAGCTTCACATCAACTACTTCTACATCTACATCACCCAACCCAACCCAATGTAT TGTGTGGTCAGCCTCCACTTAACACTAAGATAGTTGGAGGACAGGAGGCCTCTCCAGGCAGTTGGCCCTGGCAGGTCAGCCTGCAATATTCTGGAAACCACTTCTGTGGAGGATCCCTCATCAATGATCAGTGGGTgctgactgctgctcactgcaccACATG GATCAGTCCAAGCTTCTTGCATGTGTGCCTGGGTCTCCAGAGTCAGGAAGGACCCAACCCTAACCAGCAATCTAGGACCATAGAACAGAACATCGTTCACCCCAGCTATGACAGCCAAAGAAATGATAATGACGTTGCCCTCCTGAAGCTCTCGTCACCAGTTACCTTCACCGACTATGTGTTGCCCGTCTGCCTGGCAGCCTCAGGAAGCACGTTCTACAACGGCACCGGAACCTGGGTCACTGGCTGGGGCGCTACTGCTAGTGGAG TTCATCTTCCTTCACCACAAAACCTAATGGAGGTGGAGGTTCCAGTTGTGGGCAACAGACAGTGTAACTGTGACTATGGAGTTGGAACAATCACCAGCAACATGATTTGTGCTGGGTTAAGTGCTGGAGGGAAGGACTCCTGTCAG GGAGACTCAGGTGGTCCAATGGTGAGCAAGCAGGGTGGTCGCTGGATCCAGAGTGGAATCGTCAGTTTTGGAAACGGCTGTGCTTTACCTAATTATCCAGGAATCTACACCAGAGTGTCCCAGTATCAGTCCTGGATCAACAGCCAGATCACCAGCAACCAGCCGGGCTTCATCACCTACACATCAACTGGGACTGACGGGGACCTCAGTGTCTCCTGTGCTGGTCTACCACcagtaacaacaacaagcaCTACAACCAATTTAACTACAACCTCCTTGTCATCAACCTCTCTTTCCACTGATTCCACATCAACTCCCTCTACTTTAACCACAACCACATCAACCAACCCACCATCAATCATCTCAAGTACACTATATCAAC CTGTGTTTTGTGGCCAAGCTGCATTAAATACTCGTATTCTGGGAGGAAACCCGTCAGCTGGCATGTGGCCGTGGATGGTGAGCCTCCAGAGGAATGGAAGCCATGTGTGTGGTGGGACTCTAGTGGCTGTGGACTCTGTGCTGAGTGATGCTAGCTGCATCTCAAG TTCATCCAAGCCGTCTGATTGGACCGCTGTTTTGGGTCTTTTGAGCCAATATGGCTCCAACCCTAATCAAGTGTCACTGAATGTGACAAATATCACCCTGAGCAACCTGACTGGCTCTAACATAGCAGTGCTGCATCTGGCGTCCCAACCCACCTTGTCCAACTACATCCAGCCCATCTGTCTGGGTGATGGACAAACCTTTGCTGTGGGTTCAACATGCTGGGCTGCTGGTTGGAGctcagggagaggaggag TGGAAGAAGTTCTACAGGAGACACAGGCTACTATTGCCGACTGTGGGAACTTATCGACGAGTGACAGCATTTGTACAGACTTTATTGCACTGGATCAG gagGACGCTGGTGGTCCCATCATGTGTGAGCAGGACGGCTCGTGGTTCCAGGCGGCTGTGTTAACACCTCCGTCCAAGAGCTCCACCGCTCGAACAAGAGCTGCTCACGTGATGGTCTTCACCAGAATGAGCGTCTACGGGGAATTCCTGATTGAGACGCTGGGGACATTTTTGTCTCCAGCTTCCAACATGAGCAGCAacgcacctacaaccaccacAAACACCGTCCTGACCACAAGAGGGGGCACTGCTGCTCAAGCTCACTTCTTATATCTCCATGTTGTCATTTTCTGTCTGACTTTTTCGTTTTTCATGCTGT ATGCATATTCACAATCGGATG TGTGTGGCCTGGCAACCCTTAACACTAGGATTATTGGGGGACAGGTGGCCTCTGAAGGCAACTGGCCCTGGCTGGCCAGTCTGCAGTTAACTGGGTCACCTGGGTCTCACTTCTGTGGAGGAACCCTTATCACCAATCAGTGGGTGTTGACTGCTGCACACTGCGCCGTATA TGCAGCTTCAAACTCTTTGACTGTGTTCCTGGGTCTTCAAACTCTAACAGGGTCCAACCCAAATCAGCAGTCTCAGACAGTAGCACAGAGCATTGTTCACCAGAGCTATGACGCCAAAACTCTGGATAACGACATTGCTCTCTTGAGGCTCTCAATGCCAGTGACCCTGAACAGCTATGTTTCGCCCGTCTGCCTGGCAGCCTCAGGAAGCACATTCTACAGCAACACAGACAGTTGGGTGACTGGCTGGGGCTCCACTGGGAATGGAG tTCCCATTCCACCCACACAAACTTTAATGGAGGTGGAGGTTCCAGTTGTGGGCAACAGACAGTGTAACTGTGACTATGGAGTTGGAAGAATCACCAGCAACATGATTTGTGCTGGGTTAAGTGCTGGAGGGAAGGACTCCTGTCAG GGAGACTCAGGTGGTCCAATGGTGAGCAAGCAGGGTGGACGCTGGACCCAGAGCGGAATCGTCAGTTTTGGAAAAGGCTGTGCTTTACCTAATTATCCCGGAGTCTACACCAGAGTGTCCCAGTATCAGTCCTGGATCAAAAGCCAGATCACCAGCAACCAGCCGGGCTTCATCACCTACACATCCACTGGGACTGATGGGGACCTCAGTGTCTCCTGTGCTGGTCTTCCACCAGTAACAACCACAAGCACTACAACCACTACGACTACAACTACCACTTCATTGCCCACAC ctgtggtttgtgGACAAGCTGCGTTAAATACTCGTATTCTGGGAGGAAACTCGTCAGCTGGCATGTGGCCGTGGATGGTGAGCCTCCAGAGGAATGGAAGCCATGTGTGTGGTGGGACTCTAGTGGCTGTGGACTCTGTGCTGAGTGACGCTAGCTGCATCACAAG TACATCCAAGCCGTCTGATTGGACTGCTGTTTTGGGTCTTCTGAGCCAATACGGCTCCAACCCTAATCAAGTGTCACTGAATGTGACAAATATCACCCTGAGCAACCTGACTGGCTCTAATGTAGCGGTGTTGCACCTGGCGTCCCAACCCACCTTGTCCAACTACATCCAGCCCATCTGTTTGGGCAACGGAATAACCTTCGCTGTGGGCTCAATATGTTGGGCTGCTGGTTGGAGctctgggagaggaggag TGGAAGAAATTCTACAGGAGCTCCAGGCCACTATTGCAGACTGTGGAAGCACAACAAGCAACAGCATTTGTACAGAATTCATTTCACTGAATCAG gctGATGCTGGTGGCCCCATCATGTGTAAGCAGGACGGCTCTTGGTTCCAGGCAGCTGTGTTAACGCTTCCAACAAACAGCTCCACCACTCGGTCAGCACGATCAGCTGCGATCCTGACCTTTAACACAATCAGCAACTATAAGGCATTCCTGAGTGAGACAGTGGGTCCATTACTGTCTCCAGCGTCCGTCAGCAGCACCACGGAGACAGTTACCAACAGCACAGCTATCAGCAGCACAGCTATAACCACCAATACCATCACAACCACCAGAGGGagcgctgctgctctctctcattGGATTTTTCTTCATCTCCTTGTCTTCACCACATGTCTTCATTTCTTTTGA
- the fus gene encoding RNA-binding protein FUS: MASNDYSQSPPQGYGSYGGVGGGGNGTNQGYGQSSGQSYSQQGYGGYNQSSDNSSSSYSQGGYGSYGQPQSGGYNSPPSSHSGGSGYNHSSQSYSSGGYGGSSQSSSMTYNQQSTFSGYNQQQLSSSSSAGYEGNSQAPGYNQPPSSAPSGGGYGSSGGQPGGYGGSGCHQQPSQHGGGLYNQPSSYNSPPQSYSQQSQYSQGGGYESDSPPLSGGGGGGYGGPDGGYGGQDSRGGRGRGGGFGGRGGGGYDRGFDRGGRGGPRGRGGMGMGDRGGFNKFGGPREPGLGGPGFMQDQDNSDNNTIFVQGLGDDYTVESVADFFKQIGIIKVNKKTGLPMINLYTDRETGKLKGEATVSFDDPPSAKAAIDWFDGKDFNGNPIKVSFATRRADFGGRGSMRAGRGRGGPMGRGGFGGGRGGFPGGNGGNGGGGQQRAGDWKCSNPNCGNLNFSWRNECNQCKAPKPEEAGGMPAMERGGFGGERRGGFDRGGFRGRGGDRGGFRGGRGSDRGGFGPGKMDARGDHRQDRRGRPY; the protein is encoded by the exons ATGGCCTCTAACG ATTATTCCCAATCACCTCCTCAGGG CTATGGATCCTATGGTGgcgttggtggtggtggtaatgGTACTAACCAAGGTTATGGACAGTCCTCTGGTCAGAGTTACAGTCAGCAGGGTTATGGAGGCTACAACCAGAGCTCTGACAACAGCTCTAGCTCTTACAGTCAAGGAGGATATGGGAGCTATGGTCAACCCCAGTCAG GAGGATATAATTCTCCACCATCTAGTCATAGTGGTGGTAGTGGTTACAATCATTCCAGCCAGTCCTACAGTTCTGGAGGCTATGGTGGCAGCAGTCAGTCATCCAGCATGACATACAACCAGCAGTCAACCTTTTCCGGttacaaccagcagcagctttcttcttcatcctctgcagG CTATGAAGGTAACTCTCAGGCCCCTGGCTACAACCAGCCACCCAGTAGTGCACCGAGTGGAGGTGGCTATGGGAGCAGTGGCGGTCAGCCTGGTGGCTATGGGGGCAGTGGGTGCCACCAGCAACCATCTCAACACGGAGGAGGTCTCTACAACCAGCCTTCAAGCTATAACTCTCCTCCACAGAGCTATAGTCAGCAAAGCCAGTACAGTCAAGGTGGAG GATATGAAAGCGACAGTCCACCAttaagtggaggaggaggtggaggatatGGTGGTCCTGATGGGGGTTATGGAGGTCAGGACAGCCGCGGTGGCAGGGGGCGTGGGGGTGGTTTTGGAGGCCGTGGCGGCGGAGGATATGATCGCGGTTTTGATCGAGGTGGTCGAGGTGgaccaagaggaagaggaggcatgGG aaTGGGCGATCGTGGAGGATTCAATAAGTTCGGTG GACCAAGAGAGCCAGGACTTGGAGGACCTGGCTTCA TGCAAGACCAGGATAACTCAGACAATAATACCATCTTTGTGCAAGGCCTAGGAGATGACTATACTGTTGAATCAGTAGCTGATTTCTTTAAGCAGATTGGAATCATTAAG GTGAACAAGAAAACAGGCCTGCCCATGATAAATCtgtacacagacagagaaactgGGAAGCTGAAAGGGGAGGCCACTGTTTCCTTTGATGACCCACCTTCAGCTAAAGCTGCTATTGACTGGTTTGATG GTAAGGATTTTAATGGAAATCCAATCAAGGTGTCCTTTGCCACCCGCAGAGCTGACTTTGGCGGCCGAGGTAGCATGAGGGCTGGTCGAGGACGAGGAG GGCCAATGGGACGTGGAGGATTTGGAGGGGGTCGTGGAGGATTTCCAGGTGGTAATGGTggcaatggaggaggaggacagcagaGAGCCGGAGACTGGAAATGTTCGAACCC CAATTGTGGTAACCTGAACTTCTCATGGCGTAATGAGTGTAACCAATGCAAGGCCCCCAAGCCTGAGGAAGCTGGTGGGATGCCTGCAATGGAAAGAG GAGGTTTTGGAGGAGAACGCAGAGGAGGCTTTGACCGTGGTGGATTCAGAGGCAGAGGTGGTGACCGTGGGGGCTTTAGAGGGGGCAGAGGAAGTGATCGAGGAGGATTTGGTCCTGGCAAGATGGATGCAAG ggGTGACCACAGGCAGGACCGTAGGGGCCGTCCCTACTAA